In one Streptomyces sp. NBC_00597 genomic region, the following are encoded:
- a CDS encoding CU044_2847 family protein, producing the protein MPRACPDEVVIEFGVDLAVEAGAVITRSGAACHLKVIVARKASGGGRAGPDESVG; encoded by the coding sequence TTGCCCAGGGCGTGCCCCGACGAGGTCGTCATCGAGTTCGGCGTCGACCTCGCGGTCGAGGCAGGGGCCGTGATCACCAGGAGCGGCGCCGCCTGCCACCTGAAGGTGATCGTGGCGCGGAAGGCGTCCGGCGGCGGCCGCGCGGGCCCGGACGAGAGCGTGGGCTGA
- a CDS encoding DUF1838 family protein, translating to MTPAELLHAFARTRASLDGAEVTFWWTGDIYSWAPDEPYRHLFGFEGLNVARLVGDEEGGGFQLLNREAAFYLDPRTREILDTWEGKPVVHVWNDPANLRLRPFPVPVTELGDQVCFSLEVPLAYPSPLPVAQYPLNSADDTYRALELFQFFAPGTVLTTDEPSVPCTMSWMRMSPWLPWMEQGQRPGGLTFHCRGRKLGSHAEVPERTRTYVAARHPEYAHAPEKWTGPNETSWTYFRTHHGAPEPRP from the coding sequence ATGACACCCGCTGAGCTCCTGCACGCGTTCGCCCGCACCCGCGCCTCGCTCGACGGCGCCGAGGTGACCTTCTGGTGGACCGGGGACATCTACTCCTGGGCACCCGACGAGCCCTACCGGCACCTCTTCGGATTCGAAGGCCTCAACGTCGCCCGCCTCGTCGGGGACGAGGAAGGCGGCGGCTTCCAGCTGCTCAACAGGGAGGCCGCGTTCTACCTGGACCCGCGGACCCGGGAGATCCTGGACACCTGGGAGGGCAAGCCGGTGGTCCACGTCTGGAACGATCCGGCCAACCTGCGACTGCGGCCGTTCCCGGTACCCGTGACCGAACTCGGCGACCAGGTCTGCTTCAGCCTGGAGGTCCCGCTCGCCTACCCCTCGCCGCTGCCGGTCGCCCAGTACCCGCTGAACTCCGCCGACGACACGTACAGGGCCCTGGAGCTCTTCCAGTTCTTCGCGCCGGGCACGGTGCTCACCACCGACGAGCCCAGCGTCCCGTGCACCATGTCCTGGATGCGGATGTCGCCGTGGCTCCCGTGGATGGAGCAGGGGCAGCGCCCGGGCGGGCTCACCTTCCACTGCCGGGGCCGCAAGCTGGGCTCCCACGCCGAAGTCCCGGAACGCACCCGTACGTACGTCGCGGCCCGCCACCCCGAGTACGCCCACGCCCCGGAGAAGTGGACCGGACCGAACGAGACGAGCTGGACCTACTTCCGCACCCACCACGGCGCCCCCGAGCCCCGCCCCTAG
- a CDS encoding DUF1996 domain-containing protein, with product MRNERRLLTLLVCLVLGIGLTAAALGATRLASPDGKPHSGMNTRDYVDIRDVPPGPGEPSAGPDASTGRVTVDCGRNEEHHYNEDNLVVSPGLRAGAHHTHAYVGNLSTDAMSTDASLAAAATSCRGGDRSTYYWPVLRRPDRAGGHPQESSAGHGNAGEILPEAAVSVEFRGSPVGKVVPMPRFLRAMTGDAVAYTAASDGDVRARWGCSGSPDRFTTRYPRCPAGERLTRTLVFPSCWNGLDTESPGHRSHLVFPASNGVCPQGTFAVPQLRISLAYEVSPGVLVAVDSFPEQRHSPKTDHAMFVDAMTDAQMASVVACLNDGRTCRT from the coding sequence ATGCGCAACGAACGTCGACTGCTCACCCTGCTCGTCTGCCTGGTGCTCGGCATCGGGCTGACGGCCGCCGCGCTGGGCGCCACCCGGCTGGCGAGCCCCGACGGGAAGCCGCATTCCGGGATGAACACCCGTGACTACGTGGACATACGGGATGTACCGCCCGGACCCGGCGAGCCGTCGGCCGGGCCCGACGCCTCGACGGGCCGCGTGACGGTGGACTGCGGGCGCAACGAGGAGCACCACTACAACGAGGACAACCTGGTGGTGTCGCCGGGGCTGCGCGCGGGCGCCCACCACACCCACGCGTACGTCGGGAACCTGTCCACGGACGCGATGTCGACCGATGCCTCGCTGGCCGCCGCCGCGACCAGCTGCCGCGGCGGGGACCGGTCCACGTACTACTGGCCGGTCCTGCGCCGACCGGACCGGGCGGGCGGCCACCCGCAGGAGAGCTCCGCGGGGCACGGCAACGCGGGCGAGATCCTGCCCGAGGCCGCGGTGTCCGTGGAGTTCCGCGGCAGTCCCGTGGGCAAGGTCGTGCCGATGCCGCGTTTCCTGCGTGCGATGACCGGCGACGCGGTGGCCTACACCGCGGCGAGCGACGGCGACGTCCGCGCCCGCTGGGGCTGTTCCGGCTCCCCCGACCGGTTCACCACCCGCTACCCGCGCTGCCCCGCCGGCGAGCGCCTCACCCGTACGCTCGTCTTCCCCAGTTGCTGGAACGGACTGGACACCGAGAGCCCCGGCCACCGCTCGCACCTCGTCTTCCCCGCGTCCAACGGCGTCTGCCCGCAGGGCACCTTCGCCGTGCCCCAGCTGCGCATCTCCCTCGCGTACGAGGTGTCGCCGGGGGTGCTGGTCGCCGTGGACTCCTTCCCCGAGCAGCGGCACAGCCCGAAGACGGACCACGCGATGTTCGTGGACGCCATGACGGACGCACAGATGGCCTCGGTCGTCGCCTGTCTGAACGACGGGCGCACCTGCCGCACCTGA
- a CDS encoding sigma-70 family RNA polymerase sigma factor, which produces MAGPLWPRTRRGSTDEALIRSVYEEHGHALLAYATRLTGDRATAEDVVQETLIRAWRHSEVLVNGKGSVRGWLLTVARNIITDRYRAKAARPAEVSGAAAAPPVELDHADSIVDTMTVLGALDQLSPEHRDVLKELYYRQLSVAEAADSLGIPAGTVKSRAHYALKALREVFRQGSTKEGNRMGRPPQRPAGLREVVA; this is translated from the coding sequence ATGGCCGGACCACTGTGGCCCCGCACGCGGCGGGGCTCGACCGATGAGGCACTGATCAGGTCGGTGTACGAGGAGCACGGCCACGCCCTGCTCGCCTACGCCACCCGACTGACCGGAGACCGGGCCACCGCCGAAGACGTCGTTCAGGAAACCCTCATCCGGGCCTGGCGGCATTCCGAGGTCCTGGTCAACGGGAAGGGCTCGGTGCGCGGCTGGCTGCTGACGGTGGCCCGCAACATCATCACCGACCGCTACCGGGCCAAGGCGGCGCGCCCCGCGGAGGTTTCGGGGGCGGCCGCCGCTCCGCCGGTCGAGCTGGACCACGCCGATTCCATCGTGGACACGATGACCGTGCTGGGGGCCCTGGACCAGCTGTCCCCCGAACACCGGGACGTGTTGAAGGAGCTGTACTACCGCCAGCTGAGCGTGGCCGAGGCGGCCGACAGCCTCGGCATTCCGGCGGGCACGGTCAAATCCCGCGCGCACTACGCGCTCAAGGCGTTGCGCGAGGTGTTCCGACAAGGAAGTACCAAGGAGGGCAATCGAATGGGCAGGCCGCCCCAGCGGCCCGCCGGACTGCGTGAGGTGGTGGCATGA
- a CDS encoding zf-HC2 domain-containing protein codes for MNRQRHEEELLGPYVLGVLEAEDVRRVEEHMSGCVQCREEVAALREMEAALGEVPVEAFFDGPPQGGDLLLQRTLRQVRGEAAGERRRRWGVAGLAAAASLAAVFWAGAQLGSADGGVVAQPPQPTPTVTAAPSPPVAGTKVAAATDATTGARMTVQVTPAAKWVRVHAAVAGIPPGERCMLVVVGRDGKRTPAGSWVVGSQNGEGKGASLDGSAAVDPANVKEVLVENDSGKRFVSVPMPV; via the coding sequence ATGAACCGGCAGCGGCACGAGGAGGAACTGCTCGGCCCGTACGTTCTCGGCGTCCTGGAGGCGGAGGACGTCCGCCGGGTCGAGGAACACATGAGCGGCTGCGTGCAGTGCCGTGAGGAGGTGGCCGCGTTGCGCGAGATGGAAGCGGCGTTGGGAGAGGTGCCTGTGGAGGCCTTCTTCGACGGGCCGCCGCAGGGCGGTGACCTGCTGCTCCAGCGCACGCTGCGGCAGGTGCGGGGCGAGGCGGCCGGGGAGCGACGCCGGCGCTGGGGCGTCGCGGGACTGGCCGCGGCGGCCTCGCTGGCCGCCGTGTTCTGGGCCGGGGCGCAGCTGGGCTCCGCGGACGGCGGGGTGGTGGCACAGCCTCCGCAGCCCACGCCCACGGTCACGGCGGCGCCGTCACCCCCGGTGGCCGGCACGAAGGTGGCCGCGGCGACCGATGCGACTACCGGTGCGCGGATGACCGTTCAGGTCACGCCCGCCGCCAAGTGGGTCCGGGTGCACGCGGCCGTGGCGGGGATTCCGCCGGGCGAGCGCTGCATGCTGGTCGTGGTCGGGCGGGACGGCAAGCGCACGCCGGCCGGCAGCTGGGTCGTCGGCAGCCAGAACGGCGAGGGCAAGGGCGCTTCGCTGGACGGGTCGGCGGCGGTGGACCCCGCCAACGTGAAGGAGGTCCTGGTCGAGAACGACTCGGGCAAGCGGTTCGTGTCCGTGCCCATGCCGGTGTAG